A genomic region of Miscanthus floridulus cultivar M001 chromosome 3, ASM1932011v1, whole genome shotgun sequence contains the following coding sequences:
- the LOC136545819 gene encoding two-component response regulator ORR5-like isoform X2, whose amino-acid sequence MEVTAAAGACCRGRGDHHAGEEERSSAKVVVPVGSDGAEVEPCVIAVDDSSVDRALVTALLRRSKYRVTAVDSGKRALEILGSEPNVSMIITDYWMPEMTGYDLLKKVKESSKLKQIPVVIMSSENVPTRITRCLEEGAEDFLLKPVRPSDISRITTRMLLH is encoded by the exons ATGGAGGTGACAGCGGCGGCGGGTGCTTGCTGCCGTGGGCGGGGCGACCACCACGCCGGCGAGGAGGAGAGGAGCAGTGCCAAGGTGGTTGTGCCTGTCGGCAGCGACGGCGCGGAGGTGGAGCCGTGCGTCATCGCCGTCGACGACAGCTCCGTTGACCGCGCCCTCGTCACCGCGCTCCTCCGACGCTCCAAGTACAGAG TCACCGCGGTTGACAGCGGCAAGAGGGCGCTGGAGATTCTGGGCTCG GAGCCGAAtgtgagcatgatcatcacagaCTACTGGATGCCAGAGATGACCGGCTACGACCTGCTCAAGAAGGTCAAG GAGtcttcgaagctgaagcagatccCAGTCGTGATCATGTCCTCCGAGAACGTGCCCACCAGGATCACCAG ATGCCTGGAGGAAGGTGCGGAGGACTTCCTGCTGAAGCCCGTCAGGCCGTCCGACATCTCCCGCATAACCACCAGGATGCTGCTGCACTGA
- the LOC136545819 gene encoding two-component response regulator ORR5-like isoform X1: MEVTAAAGACCRGRGDHHAGEEERSSAKVVVPVGSDGAEVEPCVIAVDDSSVDRALVTALLRRSKYRVTAVDSGKRALEILGSVTALLPDALFACLCSDFHLADEHCLFLCTIQEPNVSMIITDYWMPEMTGYDLLKKVKESSKLKQIPVVIMSSENVPTRITRCLEEGAEDFLLKPVRPSDISRITTRMLLH, encoded by the exons ATGGAGGTGACAGCGGCGGCGGGTGCTTGCTGCCGTGGGCGGGGCGACCACCACGCCGGCGAGGAGGAGAGGAGCAGTGCCAAGGTGGTTGTGCCTGTCGGCAGCGACGGCGCGGAGGTGGAGCCGTGCGTCATCGCCGTCGACGACAGCTCCGTTGACCGCGCCCTCGTCACCGCGCTCCTCCGACGCTCCAAGTACAGAG TCACCGCGGTTGACAGCGGCAAGAGGGCGCTGGAGATTCTGGGCTCGGTAACTGCTCTTCTCCCTGACGCTCTATTCGCGTGCCTTTGCTCAGATTTTCATTTGGCTGATGAACATTGCCTTTTCTTATGTACTATCCAGGAGCCGAAtgtgagcatgatcatcacagaCTACTGGATGCCAGAGATGACCGGCTACGACCTGCTCAAGAAGGTCAAG GAGtcttcgaagctgaagcagatccCAGTCGTGATCATGTCCTCCGAGAACGTGCCCACCAGGATCACCAG ATGCCTGGAGGAAGGTGCGGAGGACTTCCTGCTGAAGCCCGTCAGGCCGTCCGACATCTCCCGCATAACCACCAGGATGCTGCTGCACTGA